A single region of the Gossypium arboreum isolate Shixiya-1 chromosome 12, ASM2569848v2, whole genome shotgun sequence genome encodes:
- the LOC108476551 gene encoding cold shock domain-containing protein 3-like, producing MAEQQQEQQQSRSTGKVLWFDDQKGFGFIHPDDGGEDLFVHQSSIKSEGYRSLAEGESVEFTVSQGNGGKTQAVDVTAIGGSQISKKDRRTGGGGWRAGNDRRNGSGGCYNCGDLNHLARDCSNNVSSFENNDNYNNSAYNSGGGGSCYNCGEAGHFARECRRDAGGSAGGGAGKCYNCGKFGHFARECNRNSGGGGGGRGCFNCGGFGHLARDCSNNKGSECYKCGEAGHFARECPNLKASA from the coding sequence ATGGCTGAGCAACAGCAGGAACAACAGCAATCAAGATCCACCGGCAAGGTCCTTTGGTTCGATGACCAAAAGGGTTTCGGCTTTATTCATCCCGACGATGGTGGCGAAGATCTCTTCGTTCATCAATCTTCCATCAAATCCGAAGGCTATCGTAGCCTCGCTGAGGGTGAATCTGTCGAGTTCACTGTTTCCCAAGGCAACGGAGGCAAGACCCAGGCTGTTGATGTCACCGCAATCGgtggctctcaaatcagtaagaAGGACCGTCGCACTGGCGGCGGCGGTTGGAGGGCTGGAAACGATCGGAGGAACGGAAGCGGCGGTTGCTATAACTGCGGGGATCTGAATCATCTCGCCAGGGATTGCAGTAACAACGTTAGCTCTTTCGAAAACAATGATAACTATAACAACTCCGCTTACAACAGTGGTGGTGGCGGTTCTTGTTATAATTGCGGTGAGGCGGGGCATTTTGCAAGAGAGTGTAGGAGAGATGCCGGCGGATCTGCTGGTGGTGGGGCTGGGAAGTGCTACAACTGTGGGAAATTTGGGCATTTTGCCAGAGAGTGCAATAGAAACAGTGGCGGTGGCGGTGGAGGCAGAGGCTGCTTTAATTGTGGAGGGTTTGGGCATTTGGCGAGGGATTGTAGCAATAACAAAGGATCAGAATGTTATAAATGTGGCGAGGCAGGGCATTTTGCGAGGGAGTGCCCTAACTTGAAGGCTTCAGCTTAA
- the LOC108477155 gene encoding ferredoxin--NADP reductase, leaf isozyme, chloroplastic → MAAVTAAVSFPSTNSTSFTTRTSIISPERITFKKVSFYYRDVSSGGRVVSVRAQVTTEAPAKVVKESKKNDEGVVVNKFKPKEPYIGRCLLNTKITGDDAPGETWHMVFSTEGEVPYREGQSIGVIPDGVDKNGKPHKLRLYSIASSALGDFGDSRTVSLCVKRLVYTNEKGELVKGVCSNFLCDMKPGAEVKITGPIGKEMLMPKDPDATIIMLATGTGIAPFRSFLWKMFFERHEDYKFNGLAWLFLGVPTSSSLLYKEEFEKMKETYPDNFRLDFAVSREQTNEKGEKMYIQTRMAEYAKELWELLKKDNTFVYMCGLKGMEKGIDDIMVSLAAADGIDWIEYKRQLKKSEQWNVEVY, encoded by the exons ATGGCTGCCGTAACTGCTGCAGTCTCCTTTCCTTCTACCAACTCCACCTCTTTTACTACTCGAACCTCTATCATCTCTCCTGAAAGAATCACATTCAAGAAG GTTTCTTTTTACTACCGGGATGTTTCAAGTGGAGGGAGAGTGGTTTCAGTGCGAGCCCAGGTTACAACTGAAGCTCCTGCTAAAGTTGTAAAGGAATCCAAGAAAAATGATGAAGGTGTTGTGGTTAACAAGTTCAAGCCAAAGGAACCTTACATTGGCAGGTGCCTTCTAAATACTAAGATCACCGGTGATGATGCTCCTGGAGAGACATGGCACATGGTCTTCAGCACTGAGG GAGAGGTTCCTTACAGAGAAGGACAATCCATTGGAGTGATTCCAGATGGCGTTGACAAGAATGGGAAACCTCATAAACTGAGATTATACTCCATTGCTAGCAGTGCTCTTGGTGACTTTGGGGACTCCAGAACT GTATCCCTATGTGTGAAACGTCTTGTATACACCAACGAGAAAGGAGAACTTGTTAAAGGAGTCTGCTCAAATTTCTTAT GTGACATGAAACCTGGGGCAGAAGTTAAAATCACAGGACCTATTGGAAAGGAAATGCTTATGCCAAAAGATCCCGATGCCACAATCATCATG CTTGCTACAGGAACTGGTATCGCTCCCTTTCGATCATTTTTATGGAAAATGTTCTTTGAAAGGCATGAAGATTACAAG TTCAATGGTTTGGCATGGCTGTTCCTCGGTGTTCCTACAAGTAGCTCATTGTTGTACAAGGAG GAATTTGAGAAAATGAAGGAGACGTATCCAGACAACTTCAGGCTGGACTTTGCTGTGAGCAGAGAACAAACAAATGAGAAAGGAGAAAAGATGTACATTCAGACCCGAATGGCTGAATATGCAAAAGAGCTATGGGAATTGCTGAAGAAAGATAACACCTTTGTTTACATGTGTGGGTTGAAAGGAATGGAGAAGGGAATTGATGACATAATGGTCTCACTTGCTGCAGCAGAtg GTATTGATTGGATTGAATACAAAAGGCAGTTGAAGAAATCTGAGCAATGGAATGTGGAAGTCTACTGA
- the LOC108477311 gene encoding uncharacterized protein LOC108477311 has translation MADMVKQILAKPIQLADQVTKAADEASSFKQECAELKSKTEKLAGLLRQAARASSDLYERPTRRIIDDTEQVLDKALSLVLKCRGNGFMKRVFIIIPAAAFRKMSSQLENSIGNVSWLLRVSASADDRDDEYLGLPPIAANEPILCLIWEQIAILYTGSLDHRSDAATSLVSLARDNDRYGKLIIEEGGVGPLLKLVKEGKMEGQENAAKAIGLLGRDLESVEHMIRAGVCTVFAKILKEGPMKVQAVTAWAVSELAANYPKCQDLFAQHNIIRLLVSHLAFETIQEHSKYAIASNKATSIHAVVMASSNNSNVNNVKNVIDEDHQNPIPHPLGNQTPNQMHNVVTNTMAMKGATKLPQKPSSNHVRSNSQGNAKLIHQVYHHQQQLNGSISGANIKGRELEDTATKAYMKAMAARALCYLAKGNSSVCRSITESRALLCFAVLLETGTGEVQLNSAMALMEITAVAEQDTDLRRSAFKPNSHACKLVVDQLFLIIEKADSELLIPCIKAIGNLARTFRATETRMISPLVKLLDEREAEVSKEAAIALTKFACTNNYLHLDHSKAIISAGGAKHLIQLVYFGEQIVQHSALLLLCYIALHVPDSEELAQAEVLTVLEWASKQSNMTQDETVDTLLHEAKSRLELYQSRGSRRFN, from the coding sequence ATGGCGGATATGGTGAAGCAAATCTTGGCAAAGCCAATTCAGTTAGCAGACCAAGTAACGAAAGCGGCGGATGAAGCAAGTTCGTTCAAGCAAGAATGTGCGGAGCTTAAGTCAAAGACGGAGAAACTTGCCGGCTTACTCCGACAAGCAGCGCGTGCCAGTTCCGACCTCTACGAACGCCCTACGCGCCGCATAATCGATGATACAGAACAAGTCCTCGATAAAGCTCTTTCCTTGGTCCTCAAATGCCGAGGCAACGGCTTTATGAAGCGCGTGTTTATAATCATCCCTGCTGCCGCGTTCCGCAAAATGTCTTCTCAGCTCGAGAACTCTATCGGCAATGTTTCCTGGCTTCTCCGTGTTTCGGCTTCGGCTGACGATCGCGACGATGAGTACTTAGGCCTTCCTCCAATCGCTGCAAACGAGCCGATTTTATGCCTAATATGGGAACAAATTGCGATTCTTTACACCGGTTCACTCGACCACCGGTCCGACGCGGCTACTTCGCTTGTTTCCCTAGCCAGAGACAATGATAGGTACGGGAAACTGATTATAGAAGAGGGAGGTGTTGGGCCATTATTGAAATTAGTCAAAGAAGGGAAAATGGAAGGTCAAGAAAACGCCGCCAAAGCAATTGGCCTTCTGGGTCGGGACCTGGAAAGCGTGGAACATATGATCCGCGCTGGCGTTTGCACGGTGTTTGCGAAAATCCTCAAAGAAGGTCCGATGAAAGTTCAAGCTGTGACGGCGTGGGCGGTGTCTGAGCTGGCTGCTAATTACCCAAAATGCCAAGATTTGTTTGCTCAGCATAACATAATCCGATTGCTCGTCAGTCATTTGGCGTTCGAAACCATCCAAGAACACAGCAAATATGCAATTGCCAGTAACAAGGCGACGTCCATCCACGCGGTGGTTATGGCGAGCAGTAATAATTCGAATGTGAATAACGTGAAAAACGTCATTGACGAAGATCACCAGAATCCGATTCCGCATCCATTGGGGAACCAAACCCCTAATCAGATGCATAATGTGGTTACGAATACCATGGCAATGAAAGGTGCGACGAAATTGCCACAAAAGCCGAGTAGTAATCATGTTAGGAGCAACAGTCAGGGCAATGCCAAGCTAATTCATCAAGTTTATCATCATCAGCAGCAGCTGAATGGTTCGATTTCCGGGGCGAATATTAAGGGAAGGGAATTGGAGGACACTGCTACCAAGGCTTATATGAAGGCGATGGCAGCTAGAGCTTTATGCTATCTTGCTAAGGGGAATTCAAGTGTCTGTCGGAGCATTACAGAGTCCAGAGCGCTGTTATGCTTTGCTGTTTTGTTGGAAACAGGAACCGGTGAAGTGCAGTTGAATTCGGCTATGGCATTGATGGAGATTACAGCAGTGGCAGAGCAGGATACTGATTTGAGAAGGTCTGCATTTAAGCCAAATTCTCATGCTTGTAAGCTTGTTGTGGATCAGCTTTTCCTGATAATAGAGAAGGCTGATTCGGAGTTGCTGATACCTTGCATAAAGGCTATTGGTAATTTGGCAAGGACGTTTAGAGCAACGGAAACAAGGATGATTTCCCCATTGGTTAAACTTCTGGATGAGAGGGAAGCTGAAGTTTCCAAGGAGGCTGCCATTGCTCTTACCAAATTCGCTTGCACCAACAACTATCTACACCTTGATCACTCCAAGGCAATCATTAGTGCGGGAGGTGCAAAGCATTTGATTCAACTAGTGTATTTTGGGGAACAAATTGTTCAGCACTCAGCATTACTTCTTCTATGCTACATTGCCCTCCATGTACCGGATAGCGAAGAACTCGCCCAAGCTGAAGTGCTGACAGTGCTGGAATGGGCATCCAAGCAATCCAACATGACCCAGGATGAAACAGTGGACACACTTCTACATGAAGCCAAAAGTAGATTGGAGCTCTATCAGTCTAGAGGTTCAAGGAGATTCAATTGA